A single genomic interval of Anopheles marshallii chromosome 2, idAnoMarsDA_429_01, whole genome shotgun sequence harbors:
- the LOC128707070 gene encoding transmembrane protein 14 homolog, whose product MPVDILGFAYAATVAAGGIMGYAKAGSVPSLAAGLTFGALLGYGAMLSSNEPPRPLLQIGTALVLAGMMGSRWARSGKFMPPGLICVISCAMLARGLIYHNRYLPMIGAKHE is encoded by the exons ATGCCGGTTGATATTCTTGGGTTTGCTTACGCCGCAACAGTGGCCGCCGGTGGTATCATGGGATACGCGAAAGCAG GTTCAGTACCTTCGCTAGCGGCTGGACTTACGTTCGGCGCACTGCTTGGTTACGGTGCGATGCTGTCCTCGAATGAACCGCCACGACCCCTGCTGCAGATCGGTACGGCACTGGTACTGGCCGGTATGATGGGTTCGCGATGGGCTCGTTCGGGCAAGTTCATGCCACCCGGTCTGATTTGCGTGATCTCTTGTGCAATGCTTGCCCGCGGTCTTATCTATCACAACCGTTATCTACCGATGATTGGTGCAAAGCATGAGTAG